A genomic window from Solanum stenotomum isolate F172 chromosome 10, ASM1918654v1, whole genome shotgun sequence includes:
- the LOC125841873 gene encoding protein BRANCHLESS TRICHOME-like: MMMMIRSQENLRNKSIDISDDHIIPISTCPTWKLYENPFYNSQNPDTPLRIQHNNNNNKQIHRLNLPISARKIAASFWDLTFIRPFMDSELEIARAQVAELKAKVEHERKARKKLEWMNKKTARELSEEKKGREALERVCEELANHISSDKAEMNRLRKDMEEERKMMRVAEVMREERVQMKLTEAKYLLEDKLLELEATKKMLQTEQSNAKNNYNADETGTSRPDHKSISGSNFHQYQVTIHRRNHSQEAENPHIKRGIKGFVEFPKVVRAISSKSRHWGTKLECQKAQLRILLKQKCPIRSNVLLTTS; encoded by the coding sequence atgatgatgatgatcagAAGCCAAGAAAATCTCAGAAATAAGTCTATTGATATCTCAGATGATCACATTATCCCTATTTCTACATGTCCAACCTGGAAACTATACGAAAACCCTTTCTATAATTCACAAAATCCTGACACTCCTCTCCGAATTCAgcacaacaacaataataataagcaaattCATCGACTCAATCTCCCAATATCTGCTAGGAAAATTGCAGCATCCTTTTGGGATCTCACCTTTATCAGGCCGTTTATGGACTCTGAGCTTGAGATTGCTCGAGCCCAAGTCGCTGAATTGAAGGCCAAAGTAGAACATGAGCGCAAGGCGCGTAAGAAGTTGGAGTGGATGAATAAGAAGACTGCTAGAGAGCTCTCTGAAGAGAAAAAAGGGAGAGAAGCGTTGGAACGAGTATGTGAAGAACTTGCCAATCATATATCGTCGGATAAAGCAGAGATGAATCGGTTGAGAAAAGATATGGAAGAGGAGAGGAAAATGATGCGGGTGGCTGAGGTTATGAGGGAGGAAAGAGTTCAAATGAAGCTAACAGAGGCTAAATATTTATTGGAAGACAAGTTGTTGGAATTGGAAGCAACCAAGAAAATGTTACAAACAGAGCAATCCAATGCAAAGAACAACTATAACGCTGATGAAACAGGAACAAGTAGGCCTGATCACAAGTCTATTAGTGGTTCTAATTTTCATCAGTACCAAGTGACGATTCATCGAAGAAACCATTCACAAGAAGCTGAAAATCCACACATCAAACGAGGGATCAAAGGATTTGTCGAATTCCCAAAGGTTGTCAGAGCTATTAGTTCCAAAAGCAGACATTGGGGTACgaagttggagtgccaaaaggCTCAACTTAGGATATTACTGAAACAAAAGTGTCCTATCCGATCCAATGTTCTTCTAACAACCTCATAA
- the LOC125841180 gene encoding probable inactive purple acid phosphatase 27 produces MKSFVVWIFLVLVGVASGHSGEQPLSNIAIHRATLALDESLTIKAYPFILAPKGGDTEWVTVDLDNPNPSHDDWVGVFSPAKFNESTCHLENDHKQQPPYICTAPIKYNFANFSNSDYVKTGKTSLKFQLINQRADFSFVLFTGGLSNPKLVGVSNYISFANPKAPLYPRLALGKLWNEMTLTWTSGYNLLEAVPFIEWGRKGDPQHRSPAGTLTFDRNTMCGSPARTVGWRDPGFIHTSFMKDLWPSTLYTYKMGHMLSNGSYVWSKMYSFRSSPFPGQDSLQRVIIFGDMGKAERDGSNEYCNYQPGSLNTTDQLINDLKNIDIVFHIGDITYANGYISQWDQFTAQVEPIASTVPYMIASGNHERDWPGTGSFYDVMDSGGECGVLAQTMFYVPADNRANFWYSTNYGMFHFCIADSEHDWREGSEQYRFIEHCLASVDRQKQPWLIFAAHRVLGYSSDKWYGLEGSFEEPMGRESLQKLWQKYKVDIAFYGHVHNYERTCPIYQNRCVNSERSHYSGIVNGTIHVVVGGGGSHLSEFTPINTTWSLYRDYDWGFVKLTAFNHSSLLFEYKKSRDGKVYDSFTISRDYKDVLACVHDGCEPTTFAS; encoded by the exons ATGAAGAGTTTTGTTGTATGGATTTTTTTGGTGTTGGTGGGTGTTGCTTCAGGTCATAGTGGAGAGCAACCTTTGTCAAATATAGCAATCCACAGAGCTACTCTCGCACTTGATGAATCACTCACCATTAAAGCTTATCCATTTATTCTTGCTCCCAAG GGTGGTGACACTGAATGGGTAACTGTGGATCTTGACAACCCCAACCCATCACATGATGACTGGGTTGGAGTTTTCTCTCCAGCAAAATTCAA TGAATCCACATGTCATTTGGAAAATGATCATAAACAACAGCCTCCATATATTTGTACAGCCCCAATAAAG TATAACTTTGCAAATTTCTCCAATTCGGACTACGTGAAAACGGGAAAAACTTCTCTGAAGTTCCAGTTAATCAATCAGCGGGCTGATTTCTCCTTTGTATTGTTCACAGGCGGGTTGTCAAAT CCAAAGCTGGTAGGAGTTTCAAATTACATATCATTTGCAAATCCAAAAGCACCACTTTATCCACGGCTTGCTTTGGGGAAATTATGGAATGAA ATGACATTGACCTGGACAAGCGGCTATAATTTACTTGAAGCTGTTCCTTTCATTGAATGGGGTCGAAAGGGTGATCCTCAACATCGCTCACCAGCAGGAACATTGACATTTGATAGAAATACAATGTGTG GTTCACCTGCTCGAACAGTTGGCTGGCGTGATCCAGGGTTCATACACACTAGCTTCATGAAGGATCTGTGGCCAAGCACCTT GTACACATACAAGATGGGTCATATGTTGTCAAATGGTTCCTACGTGTGGAGTAAGATGTATTCCTTTAGATCATCACCATTTCCAGGACAAGACTCATTGCAGCGTGTCATAATTTTTGGAGACATGGGAAAG GCTGAGCGGGATGGTTCAAATGAGTATTGTAATTATCAGCCAGGCTCACTGAATACAACGGACCAACTCATCAATGACCTTAAAAACATTGACATAGTTTTCCATATAGGAGATATTACCTATGCCAATGGATACATATCACAATGGGACCAATTTACTGCACAAGTGGAACCTATTGCATCAACCGTACCATATATGATTGCAAG TGGTAATCATGAGCGTGATTGGCCTGGAACTGGTTCCTTCTATGATGTTATGGACTCTGGTGGAGAATGTGGAGTGCTAGCTCAGACCATGTTTTATGTTCCTGCTGATAATAGAGCTAACTTTTG GTATTCAACAAATTATGGCATGTTTCACTTTTGCATAGCAGACAGTGAGCATGATTGGAGAGAGGGGTCTGAGCAATACAGATTTATTGAACATTGTCTTGCTTCAGTAGATAGACAGAAACAGCCTTGGCTGATATTTGCTGCTCATCGGGTTCTTGGTTACTCTTCAGACAAATGGTATGGCTTGGAAGGCTCATTTGAGGAGCCAATGGGAAGGGAAAGCTTGCAGAAGCTTTGGCAGAAGTATAAAGTGGATATTGCATTTTATGGTCATGTCCATAACTATGAAAGAACTTGTCCCATTTATCAG AACCGATGTGTGAACTCGGAAAGATCACACTATTCTGGTATTGTCAATGGAACAATCCATGTTGTTGTGGGTGGCGGAGGGAGCCACTTATCAGAATTCACCCCAATTAATACCACTTGGAGTCTTTACAGGGATTACGATTGGGGATTCGTCAAGCTTACAGCATTTAATCATTCATCACTACTTTTTGAATACAAAAAGAGTAGGGACGGGAAAGTTTATGATTCTTTCACCATCTCAAGAGACTATAAAGACGTCTTAGCTTGTGTTCACGATGGTTGTGAGCCAACAACTTTTGCATCTTGA
- the LOC125841181 gene encoding uncharacterized protein LOC125841181, which translates to MSSHDVRRPFKRPAISDQQRRRELSLLRQSQNRHDAQLQARRLASTVLSLQSSSQEQQVDIQVTDELESCPEEVDDDYGHHKDAHDLRQATKLRGPDARLWFAKQLMLPEWMIDVPDKLNTDWYVFARPAGKRCFVVSSNGTTISRLRNGVLLHRFPSALPNGARTNNSKAAQSYCILDCIFHESDETYYVIDGVCWAGISLYECTAEFRFFWLNSKLAETGACDVPSTYHKYKFSALPVYNCDKEGLQTAYAGQVPYVKDGLLFYNKHAQYQTGNTPLSLVWKDDHCSQYVIDTDNKGQVQSQQQVVLELLDDGRLATSDDPPVIFGCLLGEFMQKTELHRGDLIKFAIGEGGLVVVDSKLEKADLKYLGKSNRARAFADSYSKVLFQHAARYSPLRIEHLFASISSYVEDGNSTQDAEMAG; encoded by the exons ATGAGTTCACACGACGTACGCCGTCCGTTCAAACGCCCGGCGATCTCCGACCAACAAAGACGCCGAGAACTTTCATTGCTCCGCCAGTCCCAAAACCGCCACGACGCTCAGCTACAAGCCCGTCGTTTAGCTTCCACTGTCCTCTCTCTTCAATCCTCTTCCCAAGAACAGCAGGTCGACATACAAGTTACTGACGAACTTGAATCCTGTCCCGAAGAAGTCGACGACGATTATGGACATCATAAGGACGCACATGATCTTCGTCAAGCTACCAAGCTGAGAGGACCTGATGCTCGGTTATGGTTTGCTAAGCAGCTTATGCTTCCCGAGTGGATGATTGATGTTCCCGATAAATTGAATACCGATTG GTATGTATTTGCTAGGCCTGCTGGAAAACGATGCTTCGTTGTTTCTTCAAATGGAACAACAATCAGTAGACTGCGCAATGGAGTTCTCTTGCACCGTTTTCCTTCTGCTCTACCCAATGGTGCCAGGACTAATAACAGTAAAGCTGCTCAATCATACTGTATTCTTGATTGCATATTTCACGAG TCTGATGAGACTTATTATGTCATTGACGGTGTTTGTTGGGCGGGAATTTCATTATATGAGTGCACTGCCGAATTCAGATTCTTTTGGTTAAACAGCAAGCTTGCTGAGACGGGGGCTTGTGATGTTCCCTCAACttatcataaatataaatttagtgCTCTTCCTGTCTACAACTGTGACAAAGAAGGACTACAGACAGCTTATGCAGGACAAGTTCCATATGTCAAGGATGGATTACTGTTTTACAACAA GCATGCACAATATCAAACAGGAAATACACCTCTATCACTGGTTTGGAAGGATGACCATTGTAGTCAGTATGTCATTGATACAGACAATAAAGGACAAGTTCAAAGTCAACAACAG GTAGTTTTGGAGCTCCTGGATGATGGCAGACTGGCTACATCTGATGACCCTCCTGTCATATTTGGTTGCTTACTTGGTGAATTCATGCAAAAG ACAGAACTTCACCGTGGAGATCTTATAAAATTTGCTATAGGTGAAGGAGGATTAGTTGTTGTTGACAGTAAACTGGAGAAGGCTGATCTGAAATACCTGGGCAAATCCAATCGTGCACGTGCTTTTGCTGATAGTTACTCGAAG GTCTTGTTCCAGCACGCAGCTCGGTATTCTCCTCTGAGAATTGAGCATCTTTTTGCATCAATCAGTTCGTATGTTGAAGATGGAAATTCAACTCAAGATGCAGAGATGGCTGGTTAA
- the LOC125841827 gene encoding endoglucanase 1-like: MAHATRGSLSMLILCFLLLNLSNNFAFAFTSQDYSNALDKSIRFFEGQRSGKLPANQRLKWRADSGLSDGSGYHVDLVGGYYDAGDNVKFGLPMAFTTTLLAWSVIEFGSSMHSQLNNAKAAIRWSTDYLLKAATASPDTLYVQVGDPNQDHRCWERPEDMDTPRNVYKVSPQNPGSDVAAETAAALAAASIVFKDSDPSYSSTLLRTAQKVFAFADKYRGSYSDSLSSVVCPFYCSYSGYNDELLWGASWLHRASKDSSYLAYIQSNGQTMGANDDDYSFSWDDKRPGTKIILSKDFLEKSSQEFQAYKVHSDNYICSLIPGSPSFQAQYTPGGLLYKGSESNLQYVTSSSFLLLTYAKYLRSNGGAVSCGSSRFPAERLVELAKKQVDYILGDNPAKISYMVGFGQKYPLRVHHRGSSLPSVHAHPGHIGCNDGFQSLNSGSPNPNVLVGAIVGGPDSRDNFEDDRNNYQQSEPATYINAPLVGALAFLSAESTPK; this comes from the exons ATGGCTCATGCTACTAGGGGTTCTTTAAGCATGCTCATTTTATGCTTCCTCTTACTTAATCTTTCTAATAATTTTGCCTTTGCCTTCACTTCTCAAGATTACTCTAATGCTCTTGACAAATCCATTCGTTTCTTTGAGGGACAGAGGTCTGGAAAATTGCCTGCGAATCAACGCCTTAAGTGGAGGGCTGATTCTGGCTTGTCTGATGGTTCCGGTTACCAT gTTGATCTAGTAGGAGGATATTATGATGCAGGGGACAATGTTAAGTTTGGATTGCCAATGGCCTTCACCACAACTCTACTAGCATGGAGTGTAATCGAATTCGGGAGCTCCATGCATAGCCAACTTAACAATGCAAAAGCAGCCATTCGTTGGAGTACGGATTATCTTCTTAAAGCAGCCACAGCTAGCCCCGACACGTTATACGTTCAAGTAGGAGACCCGAACCAAGATCACAGGTGTTGGGAGAGACCCGAGGACATGGATACACCTCGCAACGTGTACAAAGTGTCCCCTCAAAATCCAGGTTCTGATGTTGCTGCTGAGACTGCTGCTGCATTGGCTGCTGCCTCTATTGTGTTCAAAGATTCTGACCCTTCTTATTCCTCTACATTATTGCGTACTGCACAAAAG GTGTTTGCTTTTGCGGACAAGTATAGAGGTTCCTATAGTGACAGTCTCAGTTCAGTGGTCTGCCCATTTTACTGCTCTTATTCTGGATACAAT GATGAACTTCTATGGGGAGCATCATGGCTTCATAGAGCTTCAAAAGACTCTTCTTATCTTGCTTATATCCAATCAAATGGTCAAACTATGGGTGCTAATGATGATGACTACTCCTTCAGTTGGGATGACAAGAGACCTGGAACCAAAATTATTCTATCAAAG GACTTTTTGGAGAAGAGTTCTCAAGAATTCCAAGCATACAAAGTTCACTCAGACAACTATATCTGCTCATTGATACCAGGCTCACCTAGCTTTCAAGCTCAGTATACCCCAG GGGGCCTTTTATACAAAGGAAGTGAAAGTAATCTCCAATACGTGACATCTTCATCGTTTCTCCTATTAACCTATGCCAAATACTTGAGGTCAAATGGAGGGGCTGTGTCATGTGGGAGTTCAAGATTTCCTGCAGAGAGGCTCGTTGAGCTTGCAAAGAAACAAGTGGACTACATATTAGGAGATAATCCAGCAAAAATATCGTACATGGTTGGTTTTGGACAGAAGTATCCACTTCGTGTGCACCATAGAGGTTCATCTCTACCATCAGTGCATGCACATCCTGGTCACATTGGCTGCAATGATGGATTCCAGTCTTTGAACTCGGGGTCACCAAATCCAAACGTTCTCGTTGGAGCCATCGTGGGTGGTCCTGACAGTAGAGATAACTTTGAAGATGACAGGAACAATTATCAGCAATCGGAGCCTGCCACATACATTAATGCACCACTAGTTGGGGCCCTTGCTTTCTTATCTGCAGAATCCACACCAAAGTAG
- the LOC125841813 gene encoding growth-regulating factor 8-like: protein MGNGENTELLDLKMKTSEASYSYKRTMFMAPSSHPHFFFPCEKETGDDGGSGPGNFVGSDVVSSGGALSSRPCARSMGLAPFTASQLQEFQRQFIICKYIMASMPVPPHLLPTNPSPAQSNTTGLDLKFSSGSDPEPWRCKRTDGKKWRCSRDVAPDQKYCERHAHKSKPRSRKPVEIHTNRHPPTPKSNNNSHSFQFPTVQLSAPYGDQTSPRCIEWLGRGDTSRTIPVVNTCNQQLMHSSSGMGFNNDQNRRNSPSFQVQDAPKVYPMNFNQYMCNSSSDQALGSQLKNEQGNNSIVGRGTTRNAWPKDGLSGGISNNGSFTSLTLSMSGWNRGMDDDNEHAQVSIGMLDSERSGDDVLRSQWLNPVSWMSSTAPGGPLGEALCLGNASSLPSPHGYSNSTATSSCSFGSCENGSRGPDFIG from the exons ATGGGGAACGGAGAAAACACTGAGCTTCTGgatttgaagatgaagactagTGAAGCTTCGTACTCTTATAAAAGGACCATGTTCATGGCCCCTTCTTCTCATCcccactttttttttccttgtgaGAAAGAGACTGGTGATGATGGCGGTAGTGGACCCGGAAATTTTGTGGGGAGCGATGTTGTGAGCTCAGGGGGTGCACTTTCGTCAAGACCTTGTGCTA GAAGCATGGGCCTCGCTCCTTTTACAGCCTCCCAGCTGCAGGAGTTTCAAAGACAGTTCATAATATGCAAGTACATAATGGCATCTATGCCTGTTCCTCCCCACCTACTCCCTACTAACCCATCTCCAGCTCAATCTAACA CAACGGGTTTGGATTTGAAGTTCTCAAGTGGGTCGGATCCAGAGCCATGGAGGTGTAAGAGAACAGACGGGAAGAAATGGAGATGCTCAAGAGATGTAGCTCCGGATCAGAAATATTGTGAGCGACATGCCCACAAAAGCAAACCCCGTTCAAGAAAGCCTGTGGAAATTCACACCAATCGGCACCCTCCTACTCCCAAATCTAACAACAACAGCCACTCTTTTCAGTTTCCGACTGTGCAGCTCTCTGCTCCTTACGGTGACCAAACCAGCCCCAG GTGTATTGAGTGGTTAGGGAGAGGAGACACAAGTAGAACCATCCCTGTCGTTAATACTTGTAACCAGCAACTCATGCACTCATCTTCTGGAATGGGATTCAACAATGACCAAAACAGAAGAAATTCACCTTCATTTCAAGTGCAAGACGCGCCGAAAGTATATCCAATGAACTTTAATCAGTACATGTGTAATAGCAGTAGTGACCAGGCATTGGGAAGTCAATTAAAGAATGAACAGGGTAACAACTCGATAGTTGGCAGAGGAACAACTAGGAATGCTTGGCCAAAAGACGGACTTAGTGGTGGTATTAGCAACAATGGCTCTTTTACTTCGCTAACACTTTCCATGTCTGGTTGGAATCGGGGAATGGATGATGATAACGAACATGCACAAGTAAGCATTGGGATGTTGGATTCTGAGAGAAGTGGCGATGATGTTTTGAGATCCCAGTGGCTTAACCCTGTTTCTTGGATGAGTTCAACAGCTCCGGGAGGGCCTTTGGGTGAAGCATTGTGTCTTGGAAATGCCTCCAGTTTACCTTCTCCTCATGGCTATAGCAATAGCACTGCTACCAGCAGCTGCAGCTTTGGTTCCTGCGAGAATGGTAGCCGTGGACCTGACTTCATCGGTTGA
- the LOC125842620 gene encoding protein IQ-DOMAIN 17-like isoform X1, with protein MGKKKGGTSWLSAVKRAFRSPTKDNSCDKKAKIEHELDEDEEKKREKRRWLFRKQSQNEGKVIVDPKHATAAAAAAVATAQAAVEIIRLTRSSNNPSSNRQHNAAVLIQTAFRGYLARRALIALKGIVKLQALIRGQNVRKQAKMTLKCMQALLRVQARVREQRARLSHDGGRRSMFAETTNLWDSKYLRDIRDRKSRSVQSRDGSSIADDWRDCPRSLLELESMLQARKEASFKREKSLAHAFTQQELDEMDVCSEERNERELEETANWLDEWMSSKQWNTSNRGSFDRRDSIKTVEMDTAKPYSNMVPNARRSQHSSPLHRQASSPHYTANSPHHQRSSHYNYSAIQPPATPPPCQPKPLQMRPTSPRKSQSTANTPCLRSTSRSNSIMSRYSTSGNDASVPNYMAATESAKARIRSQSTPKQRPSTPERERVGSVKKRLSYPIPEPYSLNAAYGYSQNLRSPSFKSLQAAYVGMEQQSCYTDSLGGEISPCSTTDLRRWLR; from the exons ATGGGAAAGAAAAAGGGAGGTACTTCATGGTTGAGTGCTGTTAAGAGGGCTTTCAGGTCACCAACTAAAGATAACAGCTGCGACAAAAAGGCAAAAATAGAGCATGAACTAGACGAAGATGAAGAAAAG aaaagagagaagagaaggTGGTTATTCAGAAAACAGTCACAAAATGAAGGGAAAGTAATTGTTGATCCAAAGCATGCAACAGCAGCAGCAGCTGCAGCTGTGGCCACAGCTCAAGCAGCAGTTGAGATCATAAGGTTGACACGATCTTCCAATAATCCGTCTTCTAACAGGCAACACAATGCTGCTGTACTCATCCAAACAGCATTCAGAGGCTATCTG GCAAGGAGGGCACTAATTGCATTGAAGGGGATAGTGAAGCTTCAAGCATTAATAAGGGGTCAAAATGTACGGAAGCAAGCTAAGATGACACTGAAATGTATGCAAGCTCTGCTGAGGGTGCAGGCTCGGGTTCGTGAACAACGTGCTCGCCTTTCACATGATGGAGGCCGCAGGTCCATGTTTGCTGAAACAACCAATTTATGGGACTCTAAATATCTCCGTGACATCCGAGATAGGAAGTCCAGA TCCGTGCAGTCTAGAGATGGAAGCTCAATTGCAGACGATTGGAGGGATTGTCCGAGATCACTTCTAGAGCTGGAATCAATGTTACAAGCCAGAAAAGAAGCCTCCTTCAAACGGGAAAAATCCCTTGCTCATGCTTTTACTCAACAG GAATTGGATGAGATGGATGTTTGTAgtgaagaaagaaatgaaagggAACTAGAAGAGACAGCAAATTGGCTAGACGAGTGGATGTCATCAAAGCAATGGAACACCAGCAACAGAGGTTCATTTGACAGAAGAGACTCTATAAAGACTGTTGAGATGGACACGGCTAAGCCATATTCTAACATGGTTCCAAATGCTCGAAGATCACAACACTCGAGCCCACTTCACAGACAGGCTAGTAGTCCTCATTATACTGCTAATTCTCCCCATCACCAGAGATCATCACATTACAATTACTCCGCAATTCAACCACCAGCCACCCCACCCCCTTGTCAACCAAAACCTCTTCAAATGCGCCCAACAAGCCCACGTAAAAGCCAATCAACTGCAAACACTCCATGCTTACGCTCTACGAGCCGTTCAAACAGTATAATGTCCCGGTATAGCACGTCAGGAAATGATGCATCAGTTCCTAACTATATGGCTGCCACTGAGTCTGCAAAAGCTCGGATTCGTTCACAAAGCACACCTAAACAAAGGCCTTCCACAccagaaagagaaagagttggATCGGTGAAAAAACGCCTCTCTTACCCTATTCCTGAGCCATACTCGCTAAACGCTGCGTATGGCTACAGTCAGAACTTGAGAAGTCCTAGCTTCAAAAGTCTTCAAGCTGCCTATGTTGGGATGGAACAACAATCATGTTACACCGACAGCCTTGGTGGAGAAATTTCTCCTTGTTCAACCACAGATTTAAGGAGATGGTTAAGATGA
- the LOC125843285 gene encoding uncharacterized protein At5g39865-like: protein MGCVSSTLLNQDNEFTNMGGSAAGFSHHIVSLTSTTYGLLTLDPPSTPPPTTVPPTPTPPPRHTLGSLFPSPLSEPRILKSDIINSWELMAGLDSTSTTPISDSFRFPSLRQSTPDSSFRFLNKSSPNKENSSPNIPSFTDALDKADIFNPTRLSSASVFDGFEKLCPPNGEGKIVIYTTTLRGVRKTFEACNAVRSAIEGLGVLYSERDISMDRGFREELKELMKGKESTELIPPRVFFKGRYIGGAEDVMRIVEEGNFGHLLQGLPKMKAGSVCEGCGGVRFMPCFTCNGSCKMVKEDVEQNEGRAVVVRCTECNENGLVLCPICC, encoded by the coding sequence ATGGGTTGCGTTTCATCCACTCTGCTCAATCAAGACAATGAATTCACCAATATGGGTGGCTCTGCTGCCGGTTTTAGCCACCACATTGTCTCTCTAACTTCCACCACTTATGGTCTCTTGACCCTTGATCCACCTTCAACTCCCCCACCCACCACTGTCCCTcccacccctaccccaccacctCGCCACACTCTTGGTTCGCTTTTCCCAAGCCCCTTGTCGGAACCCAGAATCCTCAAGTCCGACATCATCAACTCTTGGGAACTTATGGCTGGTCTTGATTCCACCTCCACCACACCCATCTCTGACAGCTTTCGATTTCCCTCTTTACGCCAATCAACCCCTGATTCTAGTTTCAGATTCTTGAATAAATCATCCCCCAACAAAGAGAATTCAAGCCCCAATATTCCATCTTTTACCGATGCGCTTGATAAAGCTGACATTTTTAACCCCACGAGATTGTCTTCTGCTTCCGTGTTTGATGGGTTTGAAAAGCTTTGTCCGCCAAATGGTGAGGGTAAAATTGTGATCTATACGACAACGTTGAGGGGTGTGAGGAAGACCTTTGAGGCTTGTAATGCTGTGAGATCAGCGATTGAGGGGCTTGGGGTTTTGTATTCTGAGAGGGATATTTCGATGGATAGAGGTTTCAGGGAAGAATTGAAGGAGCTGATGAAGGGTAAAGAGAGCACTGAGTTAATACCTCCAAGGGTGTTCTTTAAAGGGAGGTACATTGGAGGAGCTGAGGACGTGATGAGGATTGTGGAGGAGGGAAATTTTGGGCATTTGCTTCAAGGGTTGCCTAAGATGAAAGCTGGTTCTGTTTGTGAGGGTTGTGGGGGTGTCAGGTTCATGCCTTGTTTTACATGTAATGGGAGCTGCAAGATGGTGAAGGAAGACGTGGAACAGAATGAAGGCAGAGCTGTCGTGGTGCGGTGTACTGAGTGTAATGAAAATGGATTGGTGCTTTGCCCCATTTGCTGCTGA
- the LOC125842620 gene encoding protein IQ-DOMAIN 17-like isoform X2 codes for MGKKKGGTSWLSAVKRAFRSPTKDNSCDKKAKIEHELDEDEEKKREKRRWLFRKQSQNEGKVIVDPKHATAAAAAAVATAQAAVEIIRLTRSSNNPSSNRQHNAAVLIQTAFRGYLARRALIALKGIVKLQALIRGQNVRKQAKMTLKCMQALLRVQARVREQRARLSHDGGRRSMFAETTNLWDSKYLRDIRDRKSRSRDGSSIADDWRDCPRSLLELESMLQARKEASFKREKSLAHAFTQQELDEMDVCSEERNERELEETANWLDEWMSSKQWNTSNRGSFDRRDSIKTVEMDTAKPYSNMVPNARRSQHSSPLHRQASSPHYTANSPHHQRSSHYNYSAIQPPATPPPCQPKPLQMRPTSPRKSQSTANTPCLRSTSRSNSIMSRYSTSGNDASVPNYMAATESAKARIRSQSTPKQRPSTPERERVGSVKKRLSYPIPEPYSLNAAYGYSQNLRSPSFKSLQAAYVGMEQQSCYTDSLGGEISPCSTTDLRRWLR; via the exons ATGGGAAAGAAAAAGGGAGGTACTTCATGGTTGAGTGCTGTTAAGAGGGCTTTCAGGTCACCAACTAAAGATAACAGCTGCGACAAAAAGGCAAAAATAGAGCATGAACTAGACGAAGATGAAGAAAAG aaaagagagaagagaaggTGGTTATTCAGAAAACAGTCACAAAATGAAGGGAAAGTAATTGTTGATCCAAAGCATGCAACAGCAGCAGCAGCTGCAGCTGTGGCCACAGCTCAAGCAGCAGTTGAGATCATAAGGTTGACACGATCTTCCAATAATCCGTCTTCTAACAGGCAACACAATGCTGCTGTACTCATCCAAACAGCATTCAGAGGCTATCTG GCAAGGAGGGCACTAATTGCATTGAAGGGGATAGTGAAGCTTCAAGCATTAATAAGGGGTCAAAATGTACGGAAGCAAGCTAAGATGACACTGAAATGTATGCAAGCTCTGCTGAGGGTGCAGGCTCGGGTTCGTGAACAACGTGCTCGCCTTTCACATGATGGAGGCCGCAGGTCCATGTTTGCTGAAACAACCAATTTATGGGACTCTAAATATCTCCGTGACATCCGAGATAGGAAGTCCAGA TCTAGAGATGGAAGCTCAATTGCAGACGATTGGAGGGATTGTCCGAGATCACTTCTAGAGCTGGAATCAATGTTACAAGCCAGAAAAGAAGCCTCCTTCAAACGGGAAAAATCCCTTGCTCATGCTTTTACTCAACAG GAATTGGATGAGATGGATGTTTGTAgtgaagaaagaaatgaaagggAACTAGAAGAGACAGCAAATTGGCTAGACGAGTGGATGTCATCAAAGCAATGGAACACCAGCAACAGAGGTTCATTTGACAGAAGAGACTCTATAAAGACTGTTGAGATGGACACGGCTAAGCCATATTCTAACATGGTTCCAAATGCTCGAAGATCACAACACTCGAGCCCACTTCACAGACAGGCTAGTAGTCCTCATTATACTGCTAATTCTCCCCATCACCAGAGATCATCACATTACAATTACTCCGCAATTCAACCACCAGCCACCCCACCCCCTTGTCAACCAAAACCTCTTCAAATGCGCCCAACAAGCCCACGTAAAAGCCAATCAACTGCAAACACTCCATGCTTACGCTCTACGAGCCGTTCAAACAGTATAATGTCCCGGTATAGCACGTCAGGAAATGATGCATCAGTTCCTAACTATATGGCTGCCACTGAGTCTGCAAAAGCTCGGATTCGTTCACAAAGCACACCTAAACAAAGGCCTTCCACAccagaaagagaaagagttggATCGGTGAAAAAACGCCTCTCTTACCCTATTCCTGAGCCATACTCGCTAAACGCTGCGTATGGCTACAGTCAGAACTTGAGAAGTCCTAGCTTCAAAAGTCTTCAAGCTGCCTATGTTGGGATGGAACAACAATCATGTTACACCGACAGCCTTGGTGGAGAAATTTCTCCTTGTTCAACCACAGATTTAAGGAGATGGTTAAGATGA